From one Candidatus Rhodoluna planktonica genomic stretch:
- a CDS encoding glutamyl-tRNA reductase, with product MALVYLGTDFRDTALASLEHFERSADEILVALKSDGSPLDGVAVLATCNRFEVYFEASEFHSSVDFASEVIANKLNKTTDEIKGTLKVLYADAVPKHLFSVAAGLSSMIVGEQEIAGQVKRSLGKAHRLGFSSKALNQLFQKASSVAKLVTNTTNLGASGRSVITTALELADKKLQGLSGKTALLVGTGAYSRVSLAAMERQGVEKIYVFSRAGRAEKFAETHHTQPISKADLVETMAKVDLVVCASGNTDPAIDLQLSKEVADLRARRGIRQDLILIDVALSRDVEPLVGSVAGMFVIDLEELKQHAPKEHRETIKSAEAIVNAAAAEFEEQSASNSVDLVLAALHAHVGIWVDREVDAVRRKSGDDAAVDVEKSLRRVANALLHAPSVKAKELAMAGNHEDYIRAVKLLFDIQIGDRSDEEN from the coding sequence GTGGCTCTTGTTTACCTAGGAACAGATTTTCGCGACACCGCTTTAGCCAGCCTCGAGCATTTCGAGCGTTCAGCTGATGAGATCCTCGTAGCCCTCAAATCTGATGGCTCTCCCCTGGATGGTGTCGCAGTTCTGGCTACCTGCAACCGCTTTGAAGTCTATTTCGAAGCCTCAGAGTTTCATTCATCCGTTGATTTCGCTAGCGAAGTAATCGCCAATAAATTGAATAAGACTACTGACGAGATTAAAGGCACTCTCAAAGTTCTGTATGCAGATGCTGTGCCAAAGCATTTGTTTTCTGTGGCAGCCGGCCTTAGCTCGATGATTGTCGGCGAACAAGAAATAGCAGGGCAGGTAAAACGCTCGCTTGGAAAAGCTCACCGCTTGGGTTTTTCGTCTAAGGCTTTAAATCAACTGTTTCAAAAGGCTTCGTCAGTGGCAAAACTTGTTACTAACACAACGAACTTAGGGGCCTCTGGTCGTTCAGTTATCACAACTGCGCTAGAGCTTGCCGACAAAAAATTGCAAGGACTTTCAGGCAAAACCGCTTTGTTGGTTGGCACCGGAGCCTATTCTCGAGTTTCGCTAGCCGCTATGGAACGACAAGGTGTTGAGAAAATTTATGTTTTCTCGAGAGCTGGGCGTGCTGAAAAATTTGCCGAGACTCACCACACGCAGCCGATATCGAAGGCTGATTTGGTCGAAACTATGGCAAAGGTTGATCTCGTTGTTTGTGCGAGCGGAAACACTGATCCCGCTATAGATTTGCAACTTTCGAAAGAGGTGGCCGACCTTCGTGCCAGAAGAGGGATCAGGCAAGATCTAATTTTGATCGATGTGGCCTTAAGTCGCGATGTAGAGCCCTTGGTCGGGTCAGTAGCCGGGATGTTTGTCATCGACCTTGAGGAACTAAAGCAACATGCACCCAAGGAACATCGCGAAACCATAAAGAGCGCGGAGGCAATTGTGAATGCTGCTGCGGCTGAATTCGAAGAACAGTCGGCGTCGAATTCCGTCGACCTAGTCTTGGCCGCACTGCATGCTCACGTAGGGATTTGGGTGGACCGAGAAGTTGACGCCGTCCGCAGAAAATCTGGAGATGATGCAGCTGTGGATGTTGAGAAATCACTTCGAAGAGTGGCCAACGCTCTGCTTCACGCCCCTTCAGTCAAGGCCAAAGAGTTGGCTATGGCGGGCAACCATGAGGACTACATTCGCGCAGTGAAATTGCTCTTTGACATTCAGATTGGTGATCGGTCAGATGAAGAAAACTAA
- a CDS encoding heparan-alpha-glucosaminide N-acetyltransferase domain-containing protein: MARTALAERSLSIDRFRGVLVIMMVIGDYLSGIQWVPAFLKHAPDVGFTIADTVAPAFVFVIGLNYGTSFNRRFAHDPVAAYRHFIVRYLSLVGIGAIISIGSLVVGDTPGWGVLLSLGVAGLINLIFIRIPTWGRLVIGTIMLIGYQILLDASMLQSVLEGSHGGPFGAISWAALLVLSTAVADIWRKDQKQYLVAISTLTVAAIVSSVVVPVSKHRVSLSFVLLTLAISAAALLISELISQNYPDKRGFLCWWGENALALYILHLLILAVVVLPPIDWWYVNVPWSVALAQLVAILTFMTLLAIWMKRWRQNARSRKSR, from the coding sequence GTGGCAAGAACTGCATTGGCAGAGCGCAGCCTGTCAATCGACAGGTTCAGGGGGGTGCTGGTCATCATGATGGTGATCGGCGACTATCTCAGTGGCATCCAGTGGGTTCCAGCTTTTCTAAAACATGCGCCCGATGTCGGGTTTACGATTGCCGACACAGTCGCACCAGCGTTCGTTTTTGTGATCGGCTTGAATTACGGCACATCCTTTAATCGAAGATTCGCCCACGACCCAGTAGCTGCTTACCGGCATTTCATTGTGCGCTACCTCTCCCTGGTGGGCATTGGTGCAATCATCTCGATCGGTTCCCTAGTGGTGGGTGACACTCCAGGCTGGGGTGTCCTGCTCTCACTAGGTGTTGCAGGCCTAATCAATTTGATTTTTATCCGCATCCCCACTTGGGGCCGCTTAGTTATTGGCACAATCATGCTGATCGGCTATCAAATTCTCTTGGATGCGTCCATGTTGCAAAGTGTGCTGGAAGGATCACACGGTGGCCCGTTCGGTGCAATTTCGTGGGCCGCACTGTTGGTGCTTTCAACCGCGGTTGCTGACATTTGGCGCAAGGATCAAAAGCAATACCTTGTGGCAATCTCAACTTTGACTGTGGCGGCAATCGTTTCATCGGTTGTTGTTCCGGTAAGCAAACATCGAGTTTCGCTTAGTTTTGTTTTGCTCACTTTGGCAATCAGTGCAGCCGCATTACTAATTTCCGAATTGATCTCACAAAACTATCCGGACAAACGCGGTTTTCTATGCTGGTGGGGTGAGAACGCTCTTGCGCTCTACATTTTGCACCTTCTGATTCTTGCTGTCGTGGTCTTGCCACCAATTGACTGGTGGTATGTCAACGTGCCGTGGTCGGTTGCCCTTGCGCAACTGGTTGCGATTCTCACCTTCATGACACTGCTGGCAATCTGGATGAAGCGTTGGCGTCAAAATGCCAGATCGAGAAAAAGCCGATGA
- a CDS encoding protoporphyrinogen/coproporphyrinogen oxidase yields the protein MNKFDRVVIGAGFSGLLAAFRAVGRGETVAVFDSATSAGGLIQQVEMPINKGSIKVDSGAESFSIAGAGFERLVNDLGVGDKVAYPSRNDARIVNSSEQKYKIPHGYFGIPASLNDVELDEIISKAALDLARKLDSVSPPKSDELAAMTIAQLVELRLGSEFVDKLVDPVIAGIHGSSARDLNVRATLPALIASFQETGSLTEAASALRGNVDRPGSAVAGYEGGVFRLVEEMTNRLKQMGVHFEFDRVVSDLDEFSNQKITLATSLVAAQKLFKLPSDDSLEAQVDSTLVIASVESNQLNGLPLGSGALVSASSGYMTKATTHLNAKWKWISNDLASNEHLIRFSLGRARRESAIGVADEELFERVRLEASDIYGVSDIRFKSMRTVRWPSALYRPSEEVKNFSAQLQTHAENLGVEVCGSFISGNGLLGIIRDHHERMGNESVKI from the coding sequence ATGAATAAATTCGATCGCGTTGTAATCGGTGCCGGGTTCTCGGGTTTGCTCGCCGCCTTTCGTGCAGTGGGTCGCGGTGAAACAGTCGCAGTTTTTGATTCGGCAACTAGTGCCGGCGGGCTAATTCAGCAAGTCGAAATGCCAATCAACAAAGGATCGATCAAGGTTGACTCGGGTGCCGAATCTTTTTCGATTGCGGGTGCTGGCTTCGAGCGACTCGTCAACGATCTGGGCGTTGGTGACAAGGTCGCCTATCCGTCTAGAAATGATGCTCGAATTGTGAATTCCAGCGAGCAAAAATACAAAATTCCACACGGATACTTCGGAATTCCAGCCTCATTGAACGATGTTGAATTGGACGAAATAATCTCGAAAGCGGCACTAGATCTCGCCAGAAAACTAGACTCAGTGAGCCCGCCTAAGTCAGATGAATTAGCGGCAATGACCATAGCTCAATTGGTAGAACTGCGACTGGGTTCAGAATTTGTTGACAAGCTTGTTGACCCAGTTATAGCTGGGATTCACGGATCTTCAGCCCGTGATCTCAATGTTCGTGCAACCTTGCCGGCACTGATTGCCAGTTTTCAAGAAACCGGTTCGCTTACTGAAGCTGCCTCTGCATTGCGCGGCAATGTTGATAGGCCCGGTTCGGCTGTCGCCGGTTATGAAGGCGGCGTTTTCCGATTGGTTGAAGAAATGACCAACCGCCTAAAACAGATGGGCGTTCACTTCGAATTCGATCGAGTGGTCTCAGATCTCGATGAGTTCTCAAATCAGAAAATCACTTTGGCGACATCACTTGTTGCTGCCCAAAAGTTGTTCAAATTGCCATCTGACGATTCTCTCGAAGCTCAGGTTGATTCGACTCTCGTCATCGCTTCGGTTGAATCAAATCAATTAAATGGATTGCCACTGGGTAGCGGCGCCCTAGTCAGCGCAAGCAGCGGCTATATGACCAAGGCGACAACCCACTTAAATGCAAAATGGAAATGGATTTCGAACGACTTGGCGAGCAACGAACATCTCATTCGCTTCAGTCTCGGCAGGGCTCGACGCGAATCGGCGATTGGCGTGGCCGATGAGGAATTGTTCGAACGTGTGAGGCTCGAGGCCTCAGATATTTATGGCGTCTCAGACATCAGATTCAAATCGATGCGCACTGTCCGATGGCCGAGCGCACTCTATCGACCAAGCGAAGAAGTCAAAAACTTTTCAGCACAACTCCAGACCCATGCGGAGAATCTCGGGGTTGAGGTGTGCGGCAGCTTCATCAGCGGCAACGGGCTTTTAGGCATCATCAGAGATCACCACGAGAGGATGGGCAATGAATCAGTCAAAATTTGA
- a CDS encoding uroporphyrinogen-III synthase, translating into MTVLLIRANRNDIDAQHLAALGISSRVDPYLRISSVKNIAGAMRMLSELDDAKKSTARPTWLAITSTNALSYFDDLLPEHELDRIFDKNSNVKFAAIGNQTSSQLIARGATEVLQPVNANSESLADLMCKGTAGTVVIPSGSIAMETLANRLADSGFKIVSEVVYETSFVSESPVSVDEVRDGMFDAVLLRSPSAARAFEQFNPNASVKVICAGEATAIQAQKLGLNVAAVSAGPDPQLVAQTIAKVIGSQK; encoded by the coding sequence ATGACCGTCCTATTGATTCGCGCAAATAGGAATGACATTGATGCTCAACATTTGGCTGCCCTGGGAATTAGTTCGCGAGTCGACCCATACCTTCGAATCTCATCGGTCAAGAACATAGCCGGTGCGATGCGCATGCTCAGTGAGCTCGACGATGCTAAGAAATCAACCGCGCGACCAACTTGGCTAGCAATTACCTCCACGAATGCGCTGTCTTATTTTGATGACCTGTTGCCGGAACACGAGCTTGATCGAATCTTTGATAAAAACAGCAATGTGAAGTTTGCTGCGATTGGCAACCAAACCAGCTCACAGTTGATTGCTAGAGGTGCAACCGAGGTTTTGCAGCCTGTTAATGCGAATTCAGAGTCTCTGGCAGACCTAATGTGCAAAGGCACGGCGGGTACGGTCGTTATTCCCAGCGGCTCAATAGCTATGGAAACCCTTGCTAATCGTTTAGCGGATAGCGGATTCAAGATCGTATCCGAGGTCGTTTATGAGACGAGTTTTGTATCTGAATCCCCAGTCTCGGTTGACGAAGTTCGTGACGGCATGTTCGACGCTGTCTTGTTGAGGTCGCCTAGTGCAGCACGTGCATTCGAACAATTCAACCCAAATGCTTCGGTGAAAGTAATTTGCGCTGGTGAGGCGACGGCCATTCAAGCCCAAAAGCTTGGACTAAACGTGGCGGCTGTTTCTGCCGGGCCAGACCCGCAATTAGTTGCCCAAACAATCGCAAAAGTAATAGGAAGTCAAAAGTGA
- the hemE gene encoding uroporphyrinogen decarboxylase, producing the protein MTLSPLHPLNAGLTDNSALISNLRGRRTSPLPIWFMRQAGRSLPEYRKLREGIPMLDSCLNPDLVVEITLQPVRRHNVDAAIFFSDIVIPLKLAGIDVDIKAGVGPVITRPIATKAQVEELRLIPVEAFSPIVKSVERLVAELGKTPLIAFGGAPFTLASYLIEGGPSKDLPKSRSMMRNEPELWARILKWCADVTAQFIVAQVEAGASALQVFDSWAGRLTEAEYREFAMPYSQRLFDQLQQLVDSTGQPVPRIHFGVGTKSILKDMHQVGATVIGVDSATSLAEASELLGGEVAVQGNIDTDRLTDDWIDLEQHLREVIADGESAIGHVVNLGHGVPAETNPEVLTKIVEFVHAHTS; encoded by the coding sequence GTGACTCTAAGCCCTCTGCATCCATTGAACGCTGGACTGACCGATAATTCGGCGTTGATTTCAAACCTTCGTGGGCGCCGAACATCACCGCTGCCAATTTGGTTTATGCGCCAGGCCGGCAGATCGCTGCCCGAGTATCGCAAGCTCCGTGAGGGAATCCCGATGTTGGATAGCTGCCTAAATCCTGACCTGGTAGTGGAAATTACCTTGCAGCCGGTGAGACGCCACAATGTAGATGCAGCGATTTTCTTTTCTGACATTGTTATCCCGCTAAAACTGGCTGGCATCGATGTCGATATCAAAGCTGGCGTTGGTCCAGTAATAACTCGGCCAATTGCAACCAAGGCTCAGGTTGAGGAACTCCGACTAATTCCTGTCGAGGCATTCTCGCCAATCGTCAAATCTGTAGAGCGTCTAGTCGCGGAACTTGGCAAAACGCCACTTATTGCGTTTGGCGGCGCGCCATTTACGCTGGCCTCCTACCTAATTGAAGGCGGCCCGTCGAAAGACTTGCCAAAGTCTCGGAGCATGATGCGCAACGAGCCCGAACTCTGGGCAAGAATCTTGAAATGGTGTGCCGACGTAACGGCGCAGTTCATAGTGGCGCAGGTTGAGGCTGGTGCGAGCGCCCTTCAAGTATTTGATAGCTGGGCAGGCCGCCTGACCGAAGCTGAATACCGAGAGTTCGCAATGCCATATTCCCAGCGTCTTTTCGACCAGCTTCAGCAGCTCGTTGACTCGACCGGGCAGCCGGTTCCGCGCATCCATTTTGGTGTTGGAACTAAGTCGATTCTGAAGGACATGCATCAAGTAGGTGCGACTGTAATTGGCGTGGACAGCGCCACTTCGCTAGCCGAGGCAAGCGAACTTCTGGGTGGCGAGGTGGCAGTTCAGGGGAACATCGACACAGATAGATTGACCGACGATTGGATTGATCTTGAGCAGCACCTTCGTGAAGTGATAGCGGATGGCGAATCTGCTATTGGTCACGTTGTGAACCTCGGGCACGGAGTGCCAGCCGAAACCAACCCAGAAGTGCTCACAAAAATCGTCGAATTTGTTCACGCTCACACATCTTGA
- the hemC gene encoding hydroxymethylbilane synthase has protein sequence MKKTKLRVGTRGSLLALTQTRIFTGELTRLHPEIEIEEVLIQTHGDLSTEPLSESKTPGVFVNALRDALLNFQVDFIVHSMKDLPANPHPAIATACVPSRQDSRDGLVSKNNLRLDELPSGAIVGTSSPRRAASIRQSRPDLVIADIRGNIDTRIAKVQGGEYDATLLAMAGLNRIDKSDAVCEIFETENFVPAAGQGALSIECRWGDSDLISLLAELDDAETRLVTTAERSVLSGLEAGCATAIGASAKYVDGTLILMTELAVESTGESQLVKRSAHSSLDDIEAATRLGHEAAKELLGGDLARKAAWK, from the coding sequence ATGAAGAAAACTAAATTGCGTGTAGGAACTCGAGGCAGCCTGCTGGCCCTAACCCAAACGCGAATTTTTACTGGCGAGCTAACGCGACTTCACCCAGAGATTGAGATTGAAGAGGTTCTTATTCAAACTCATGGCGATTTGAGCACTGAACCACTTAGTGAGTCCAAAACTCCCGGTGTGTTTGTCAATGCGCTGCGAGACGCATTGTTAAATTTCCAAGTTGATTTCATAGTCCATTCAATGAAAGACCTTCCGGCAAATCCGCATCCGGCGATTGCCACTGCGTGCGTGCCAAGTCGTCAAGATTCTCGTGACGGTTTAGTTAGCAAAAACAATCTTCGATTAGACGAGCTCCCATCGGGCGCAATTGTTGGCACCTCATCCCCTAGGCGCGCGGCAAGCATCCGTCAGAGTCGGCCCGACCTAGTCATTGCCGATATTCGCGGAAACATCGACACCCGAATCGCCAAGGTTCAGGGCGGAGAATATGATGCCACGCTGCTTGCTATGGCCGGCCTGAACCGGATCGACAAATCTGATGCTGTCTGCGAAATATTTGAGACCGAGAATTTTGTGCCTGCCGCTGGTCAGGGGGCCCTATCAATTGAATGTCGATGGGGCGATTCAGACTTGATATCGCTTCTCGCAGAGCTTGATGACGCAGAGACACGTCTAGTCACAACTGCTGAACGATCGGTTCTGAGTGGGCTAGAGGCAGGCTGCGCAACGGCCATTGGCGCGAGCGCTAAATATGTTGATGGCACCTTAATCCTGATGACAGAACTAGCCGTCGAGAGCACTGGCGAATCTCAACTTGTTAAAAGAAGTGCCCACTCGTCACTTGACGATATTGAAGCAGCAACGAGGCTTGGACATGAGGCGGCGAAGGAATTGCTAGGCGGCGACTTGGCAAGGAAAGCGGCCTGGAAATGA
- the hemQ gene encoding hydrogen peroxide-dependent heme synthase produces the protein MNQSKFDAINHTIRYTNWSAFKLIETPDAGEQAANEYQDWLASLEKRDITFRGAYDIRGFRGDSELLLWLHASEAELVQQALREFSQLKFGTAFKSHWAGMGLHRPAEFNRQHVPGFMLGKEPKKWLCMYPFVRSYDWYLIPEQERREMLIEHGVAGHKYEGITSSTVAAFALGDYEWLLALESNELHEIVDMMRDLRYTKARMHVREELPFFTGRLIDTANLIKDF, from the coding sequence ATGAATCAGTCAAAATTTGACGCAATCAACCACACGATTCGATATACAAATTGGAGCGCATTCAAATTAATCGAAACTCCCGACGCGGGTGAGCAGGCGGCCAACGAATACCAGGATTGGCTTGCAAGTCTCGAGAAGAGAGACATCACCTTTCGCGGGGCCTATGACATCCGTGGCTTTAGGGGCGACAGCGAACTATTGCTTTGGCTGCACGCCAGTGAAGCTGAGTTGGTTCAACAGGCACTTCGAGAATTCAGCCAGCTGAAATTCGGCACCGCCTTCAAGTCTCACTGGGCAGGAATGGGTTTGCACAGGCCAGCTGAGTTCAATCGGCAGCACGTTCCCGGATTCATGCTTGGCAAAGAGCCTAAAAAGTGGCTTTGCATGTATCCGTTTGTTCGCTCATATGACTGGTATCTAATTCCAGAGCAAGAGCGACGGGAAATGCTGATTGAGCACGGAGTGGCTGGTCACAAATACGAGGGAATCACCTCAAGCACCGTTGCGGCATTTGCCCTCGGTGATTATGAATGGCTCTTGGCGCTCGAATCAAACGAACTTCACGAAATCGTCGACATGATGCGCGACCTTAGATATACAAAAGCTCGCATGCACGTGCGCGAGGAACTTCCATTTTTCACCGGCCGACTAATTGACACAGCAAACCTAATTAAGGATTTCTAA
- a CDS encoding ferrochelatase: protein MTYDAILLTSFGGPEGPEEVMPYLERVTAGRGVPRERLEEVSHHYLALGGVSPINEQNRALLAAMREHFPKRGIDVPIYWGNRNSHPFFADVVKQMYEDGHRNVLAWVTSAYSSYSGCRQYRENLAGALEETGLVGKLNIDKVRHYFDHPGFIAPIADDLADQIRKMRESGLGTSDIKIMFATHSIPTAMGTTSGPESRREEFAKIDAEGGAYAAQHLAAAEVTMNIVELKLGETLPDWSLVYQSRSGSPSVPWLEPDVNDAINDAADAGAKGVIVVPIGFVSDHVEVIWDLDNEAKETADERELKFARVVTSGVAPEFVDGIADLVLERLAGGEKAALSALGPWSDKCAMNCCPNLRRELPVIG from the coding sequence ATGACATACGACGCAATTCTCCTAACCTCTTTCGGTGGCCCAGAAGGGCCAGAAGAGGTGATGCCATATCTTGAGCGAGTCACTGCCGGTCGCGGCGTGCCCCGCGAAAGACTCGAAGAGGTTTCGCACCACTATCTGGCTCTAGGTGGAGTGAGCCCAATCAACGAACAGAACCGAGCTCTGTTGGCTGCGATGCGTGAGCACTTTCCAAAGCGCGGAATCGACGTTCCGATTTATTGGGGCAACAGAAATTCACATCCGTTTTTTGCTGACGTTGTGAAACAAATGTATGAAGACGGCCACCGCAATGTGCTTGCTTGGGTCACCAGCGCATACTCCTCATATTCGGGTTGCCGCCAGTATCGAGAGAATCTTGCGGGTGCGCTTGAAGAGACTGGCTTGGTCGGCAAACTGAACATTGACAAAGTTCGTCACTATTTCGACCACCCTGGATTCATCGCCCCAATTGCCGATGATCTTGCAGACCAGATTCGCAAAATGCGCGAAAGTGGCCTGGGCACCTCAGACATAAAGATTATGTTTGCGACACACTCAATCCCGACTGCAATGGGCACAACTTCAGGCCCAGAATCTCGACGAGAAGAGTTTGCCAAAATCGACGCAGAAGGCGGTGCCTATGCGGCCCAACACTTAGCAGCTGCTGAGGTGACGATGAATATTGTCGAACTGAAGCTGGGCGAGACCCTGCCAGACTGGTCGCTTGTCTATCAGTCACGTTCTGGTTCGCCATCAGTGCCTTGGCTTGAGCCAGACGTAAATGATGCAATTAACGATGCTGCTGATGCTGGGGCAAAAGGTGTGATTGTTGTTCCAATTGGTTTCGTGAGTGACCACGTCGAGGTTATTTGGGATCTCGACAACGAAGCCAAAGAAACGGCGGATGAACGCGAACTAAAGTTCGCTCGTGTTGTAACTTCAGGCGTTGCTCCGGAGTTCGTCGATGGCATTGCAGATTTGGTTCTTGAGCGCCTCGCGGGTGGAGAAAAAGCTGCACTTTCGGCACTTGGCCCGTGGTCAGACAAATGTGCGATGAATTGCTGCCCAAACCTGCGCAGGGAGTTACCTGTTATTGGATAA
- a CDS encoding fibronectin type III domain-containing protein, whose amino-acid sequence MISGVEMKFKAIITALVLALLQALVPTAATASAPQPPAGPVFNQVQLKVLADNDFAVFMGNDQEITRLFYQNNVDWPSQVNNIQTLDVYPLAGETFIYIIPMGGNSPFYTQASGNMGGEEDWNGVLNNIPLLDYPGGQVAVGRSVNDARDIYHSGYLVFHKHFANYETSANAIASGTYSVSLADAQAASQNLVWSAATRNDHPLIPNPKPACSVSCSGSRFSPAIPDGAWDIPDATAAMFRYPLTNANLPVSPGDRSVTVTWKDPAAGGAVDNYLIEYKETSQPDSSYKVFGTVPGTSRTSTVTGLTNGTAYTLRVTANNSAGSASSYGRSVVPTGTPDRPSNQSYAAGDGSVSINFSPPENDGGAAVTNYAYTINDGVTWITRNPASTASPITIPGLTNGVTYQVKLRAINPFGAGSASLPITVKAGIVQERTLTYEAGTLAPVTGMPSGATLTAGATFTVPPGPARHNFTFTGWKEGNTSYAPGATYTVGATNPTLTAQWVQNSLLGVTPGSRSKVLTWNIVDGQSIDLTVAAGSDNSVRIQIPQGALAAGTEVIFWRLLDDQLAKSKIDNQRDYFVNLAVTWSKGDDVSTPKIVEDASTPIVLTLMNSSIVAGATAWQIVGDSVREIGKAERAGELILRFTEDPVITAANVPPTPTFSAPVSTADGFEVNITNYDANVTWETPTVSAGAVTIVSTTGSIRKLLVTGLGDGQSATITQRTLLSGVYQTGRVTGASISTAPPATNNATPVPVPVSEQTPVVKAKKTLIINGFAGGSWKLTKSGKRLLDALLTKNATAISCVGNTMGPTVLKVDRNLATRRATEVCNYIAARAGEAVSIKAVGKTTKVNSSKYRRVLVNLVY is encoded by the coding sequence ATGATTTCAGGGGTAGAGATGAAATTCAAGGCAATTATTACCGCTCTAGTTTTGGCTTTATTGCAAGCGCTGGTGCCGACTGCGGCAACTGCTAGTGCCCCACAACCGCCAGCCGGTCCGGTTTTTAATCAGGTTCAACTAAAAGTTTTGGCCGACAACGACTTCGCTGTTTTTATGGGTAACGACCAGGAGATTACCCGTCTCTTTTATCAAAACAACGTCGACTGGCCCAGCCAAGTAAACAACATTCAGACCCTGGATGTGTATCCGCTAGCCGGTGAGACTTTCATCTACATCATCCCGATGGGTGGTAACTCTCCCTTCTACACACAGGCAAGCGGAAACATGGGTGGAGAGGAAGACTGGAATGGTGTGCTCAACAACATCCCCCTACTTGACTACCCTGGGGGGCAAGTAGCAGTCGGTCGAAGTGTTAATGATGCCCGTGACATTTACCACTCTGGCTACCTGGTATTTCACAAACACTTTGCCAACTACGAAACTTCTGCAAATGCGATTGCTTCGGGAACATATTCTGTCTCACTAGCAGACGCGCAAGCAGCGAGCCAAAACTTGGTCTGGAGTGCGGCAACCAGAAACGATCATCCACTGATTCCAAACCCCAAACCCGCCTGTTCAGTCTCTTGCTCTGGCTCAAGATTCTCGCCTGCAATACCTGACGGAGCTTGGGATATCCCAGACGCGACAGCGGCCATGTTTAGGTATCCACTGACCAACGCCAACCTACCGGTCTCACCTGGAGACCGCTCAGTAACTGTCACCTGGAAGGATCCGGCGGCAGGCGGAGCAGTTGACAATTACCTAATTGAGTACAAAGAAACCAGTCAGCCCGACTCTTCTTATAAAGTTTTCGGCACCGTGCCTGGCACCTCAAGAACCTCAACAGTTACAGGTCTAACCAATGGAACCGCGTATACGTTGCGGGTTACCGCAAATAACAGCGCTGGCTCTGCCTCATCGTACGGTCGATCGGTGGTTCCTACTGGAACACCGGATCGGCCATCAAACCAAAGTTATGCTGCTGGTGACGGGTCGGTTTCAATCAATTTCAGTCCGCCAGAAAATGATGGCGGTGCCGCGGTAACCAACTACGCCTACACCATCAATGACGGGGTTACCTGGATCACCCGCAACCCAGCCTCAACGGCCTCACCAATCACCATTCCAGGATTAACAAATGGGGTTACCTATCAGGTGAAGCTGCGCGCGATTAATCCATTCGGTGCCGGATCGGCATCTTTGCCAATCACGGTAAAAGCAGGAATCGTTCAAGAGCGAACCCTCACCTACGAAGCGGGTACTTTAGCCCCGGTTACGGGCATGCCGTCTGGAGCAACGCTTACCGCCGGGGCGACATTCACCGTTCCCCCTGGTCCGGCCAGACATAACTTCACTTTCACCGGGTGGAAAGAGGGGAACACCTCGTATGCGCCCGGTGCCACTTACACCGTAGGTGCAACCAACCCAACTCTTACAGCTCAGTGGGTTCAAAACTCACTTCTTGGCGTCACGCCTGGAAGCAGATCGAAGGTGCTTACCTGGAATATTGTTGATGGTCAAAGTATTGACCTGACGGTGGCCGCTGGTAGTGACAACTCGGTTCGGATCCAAATTCCGCAAGGCGCATTGGCGGCCGGAACCGAGGTTATTTTCTGGCGTTTACTCGATGACCAATTGGCTAAATCAAAAATCGATAATCAGCGTGATTACTTCGTAAACCTTGCCGTAACCTGGTCAAAGGGCGACGATGTCAGTACGCCAAAAATAGTCGAAGATGCGAGCACGCCTATTGTTTTGACGCTAATGAACTCATCCATTGTTGCCGGCGCTACAGCTTGGCAAATTGTTGGTGATTCGGTTCGGGAAATTGGCAAGGCTGAGCGAGCCGGAGAACTGATACTTCGTTTCACCGAAGACCCGGTAATCACCGCCGCAAATGTGCCACCAACACCAACCTTCAGCGCCCCAGTGTCAACCGCTGATGGCTTTGAAGTAAACATCACAAACTATGATGCAAACGTGACATGGGAGACCCCCACTGTTTCAGCAGGAGCTGTGACGATCGTTAGCACAACTGGGTCTATTCGAAAGTTGTTAGTCACCGGGCTAGGCGATGGACAATCAGCAACCATCACGCAGCGCACTCTGCTGAGCGGCGTTTACCAAACTGGACGTGTAACCGGAGCGTCAATTTCTACTGCACCTCCGGCAACAAATAACGCAACTCCGGTTCCGGTTCCGGTTAGTGAACAAACTCCTGTGGTGAAAGCCAAAAAGACTTTGATAATCAATGGATTTGCCGGAGGCTCTTGGAAACTCACCAAGAGCGGCAAGCGTTTGCTTGATGCTTTACTGACCAAAAATGCCACGGCAATTTCCTGCGTGGGAAACACTATGGGTCCAACAGTGCTAAAGGTAGACCGTAATTTGGCAACAAGGCGAGCAACAGAAGTTTGCAACTATATTGCTGCCAGAGCTGGCGAGGCCGTTTCAATTAAGGCCGTTGGCAAAACTACAAAAGTGAATAGCAGCAAATACCGTCGAGTGCTGGTCAACCTCGTGTACTAG